GTCAATCGGGCTGATGGTTGCCGGTTATCTTTATATTAAGGACTGGAAACAGGAGAAACTTGAAGCCGAATACCGGAAATATGCCGCCGTTGTGACCGTGACCTCCCTCGCGGCCGAACTTTACCGCAACGACAAGCCTCGCTTTTTGACTGTCCGGGACTCGATTCTGACCGCACACGCCGTGAGCCGCGAAGAGATGCTCTCTCTGGTTGAAAAATTCCGAACCGAGAGATGGGTCCCGGCAGATTTCTGGAAATATGTTTCGGAGATGACCGATTCGGTTGTCCGGGCAGAGGATTCGGCTTTGAGGATGACTCAAAAAGACTCTTCGACATCATTCGCGCCGGCGCCGGAATCATCCGATTCCAGTTGAAACGCCCCTGGAAAATGTTCCAGGGTTCCCTCGTAAATCGTAATCACATCAAATCGAAATTCCAATCCCCGCAATCCCATCTCTGTAATGAACCGCTCCGCCGCCAGCGCCAGGTTTTCCCGCTTTTTTCTATCGACCCGGTATGCCGGGTGTCCGAATCTGTCCCCGCGGCTTCCTTTTACCTCCACAAACGCCAGCGTTTTATCTTTTCGGGCAACCAAATCTATCTCTTTATGCCCCGCCTGCCAGTTGCGCGCCAGAATCTCATACCCCCTCTTAACAAGATACTCTTCGGCTTTCCGCTCGAACTGGTCCCCCCTTGCCCGCGATGATTTCTTTTGCTGGTGAGACAAACTGGTATGGCTTATTTGCCGCCTCGCGGCACCGGAATGAATTCTTCCACCGGACGGAAACTCTTCCGGTGAATATCGGTTGGCCCATGAGTCTTAAGTTCGCTCAGATGTTGCGGGGTAGGATAACCCCGGTGCACGGAAAAGGAGAATTCGGGATAGATTTCCTGATACTTGTCCATTATCCGGTCACGGGTCACTTTGGCGATAATCGATGCCGCCGAAATGGAGGCGCAGAGCGAATCACCGGAGACAATTGCGATTTGCGGCAGTTCGAGGTTGGGAATGGTATGATTGCCGTCCACCAGCACGAATTCCGGCTTCCGCGAAAGCGACATCACCGCCTTCCTCATAGCCAGAAGCGACGCCTTCAGGATATTCATCCGGTCAATGGTGATATTGTCTATAATTCCCACAGCGCACGAGGCGCCGCAGCCCGCTATTTCATCAAATAGTTCTTCGCGTCGTCGCGGTGTCAATTTCTTGGAATCATCCAGCCCCTTAATCACCGTATCTTTCGGAAGAATCACCGCCGCCGCCACCACCGGACC
The Candidatus Zixiibacteriota bacterium genome window above contains:
- a CDS encoding YraN family protein, producing MSHQQKKSSRARGDQFERKAEEYLVKRGYEILARNWQAGHKEIDLVARKDKTLAFVEVKGSRGDRFGHPAYRVDRKKRENLALAAERFITEMGLRGLEFRFDVITIYEGTLEHFPGAFQLESDDSGAGANDVEESF
- a CDS encoding ribonuclease HII, with translation MTATLRINHGLALLPDLTQVEKSLFDKGFESIAGVDEAGRGPLAGPVVAAAVILPKDTVIKGLDDSKKLTPRRREELFDEIAGCGASCAVGIIDNITIDRMNILKASLLAMRKAVMSLSRKPEFVLVDGNHTIPNLELPQIAIVSGDSLCASISAASIIAKVTRDRIMDKYQEIYPEFSFSVHRGYPTPQHLSELKTHGPTDIHRKSFRPVEEFIPVPRGGK